One region of Halomicrobium sp. LC1Hm genomic DNA includes:
- a CDS encoding FAD-dependent monooxygenase, giving the protein MTEHEHYEAVVVGCGPGGAAAAATLANNGVETLVLERGTDAGAKNVSGGLVYAEESAPYTIDDLFPDFREEATERPATENYIHNVAGDRVESFDISALHHHDTAWADAVLRRRMDAWLGERVHEMTRETGGGLLTDVRVTGLLRDRGEIVGVETAELDPIEADLVVAADGVNSELARDAGLMDWEEPEEWFQGVKAVVDMPPEVIDERFDIDEDEGVAHLFSGDLFDGVRGGGFLYTNEDSLSIGTVFHLDSIADERAEPHELLDNLLTHPLLAQWLGDEYEEREYAAKLVPDSKKAAHPSPHKDRLVLVGDAAGQMQAQGPIIKGMNHAVTAGALAAEAFATARSRGTPHEAGELYEGKLHREGVMDKLRPTSYRTVGRLGELGPVASLIDTVADSPVGRFAVSALGEDVLERLFASPRLMAMMPDTRTPYVTIPTIIAEELGEPVTDVNRVQPPALDDRIGDLTYDVGDPHIELIDNDFDASGTAVTACPVSAADFGGGCYRDEYVQTDGHEAHVVSLDTQPCVECGTCAVVADTHWEHPDGGKGVEYREG; this is encoded by the coding sequence ATGACTGAGCACGAACACTACGAGGCCGTCGTGGTCGGCTGTGGCCCCGGCGGCGCGGCGGCGGCGGCGACGCTCGCGAACAACGGCGTCGAGACGCTCGTCCTCGAACGCGGGACCGACGCGGGCGCGAAGAACGTCTCGGGCGGGCTCGTCTACGCCGAGGAGTCCGCACCGTACACCATCGACGACCTGTTCCCCGACTTCCGCGAGGAGGCGACCGAACGACCGGCGACGGAGAACTACATCCACAACGTCGCTGGCGACCGCGTCGAGAGCTTCGACATCTCTGCACTGCACCATCACGACACGGCGTGGGCCGACGCCGTGCTCCGGCGACGGATGGACGCCTGGCTCGGCGAGCGCGTCCACGAGATGACTCGCGAGACTGGCGGCGGACTGCTGACTGACGTGCGGGTCACGGGCCTGTTGCGGGATCGTGGCGAGATCGTCGGCGTCGAGACGGCCGAACTCGATCCGATCGAGGCGGATCTGGTCGTCGCCGCCGACGGCGTCAACTCGGAGCTGGCCCGCGACGCCGGGCTGATGGACTGGGAGGAACCCGAAGAGTGGTTCCAGGGAGTCAAGGCCGTCGTCGACATGCCGCCGGAGGTCATCGACGAGCGGTTCGACATCGACGAGGACGAGGGGGTCGCCCACCTGTTCTCCGGCGACCTGTTCGACGGCGTCCGCGGTGGCGGCTTCCTCTACACCAACGAGGACTCCCTGTCGATCGGGACCGTCTTCCACCTCGACTCCATCGCCGACGAGCGGGCCGAGCCCCACGAACTGCTCGACAACCTCCTCACGCACCCACTGCTGGCCCAGTGGCTCGGCGACGAGTACGAGGAACGCGAGTACGCCGCCAAGCTCGTCCCCGACTCCAAGAAGGCGGCCCACCCCTCTCCCCACAAGGACAGGCTCGTCCTCGTCGGCGACGCCGCCGGCCAGATGCAGGCCCAGGGGCCGATCATCAAGGGGATGAACCACGCCGTCACCGCTGGCGCGCTCGCGGCCGAGGCGTTCGCGACGGCGCGCTCCCGTGGCACCCCTCACGAGGCAGGCGAGTTGTACGAGGGAAAGCTGCACCGCGAGGGCGTGATGGACAAGCTCCGTCCGACGAGCTACAGGACGGTCGGTCGACTCGGCGAGCTCGGTCCCGTGGCCTCGCTGATCGACACCGTCGCGGACTCACCCGTCGGGCGCTTCGCGGTCTCCGCTCTGGGCGAGGACGTGCTGGAACGGCTCTTTGCCTCGCCCAGACTGATGGCGATGATGCCCGACACGCGGACTCCCTACGTGACGATTCCGACGATCATCGCCGAGGAACTCGGCGAGCCGGTCACCGACGTGAACCGCGTCCAGCCGCCGGCACTCGACGATCGGATCGGGGATCTGACCTACGACGTTGGCGATCCGCACATCGAACTGATCGACAACGACTTCGACGCGTCGGGGACGGCCGTGACGGCCTGCCCGGTGAGCGCGGCGGACTTCGGCGGGGGCTGTTACCGCGACGAGTACGTCCAGACCGACGGCCACGAGGCCCACGTCGTCAGCCTCGACACCCAGCCCTGCGTCGAGTGTGGCACCTGCGCCGTCGTCGCCGACACTCACTGGGAACACCCCGACGGCGGGAAGGGCGTCGAGTACCGGGAGGGATAG
- a CDS encoding GNAT family N-acetyltransferase has translation MELTEPLQFDHEDRKDIYEYVERHGSVEPEELRRSLGMEPRPFGHHVAILKRNGTLEAVDGALRVAYEDSAEEEFTADDVSFTIRQARQEDLTGLVGAIRQAIGGKTYVDAETVADVVDSEGVLLRHNELESRIFFVACVEDEVVGWVHLKHPELDKLSHTAELTLGVLEQYRGLGIGSHLLERGLEWAAKHGYEKIYNSIPSTNEEAIAFLDAHGWETEAVRADHYKLDGDYIDEVMMAKGLYSSN, from the coding sequence ATGGAACTGACAGAGCCGCTGCAGTTCGACCACGAGGACCGAAAGGACATCTACGAGTACGTCGAGCGCCACGGCTCGGTCGAGCCCGAGGAGCTGCGGCGCTCGCTGGGGATGGAGCCGCGACCGTTCGGCCACCACGTCGCGATCCTCAAGCGCAACGGGACGCTCGAAGCGGTCGACGGAGCGCTGCGAGTCGCCTACGAAGACAGCGCCGAAGAGGAGTTCACGGCCGACGACGTGTCGTTCACGATCCGACAGGCCCGCCAGGAGGACCTGACCGGGCTCGTCGGTGCGATCCGTCAGGCCATCGGTGGCAAGACCTACGTCGACGCCGAGACCGTAGCCGATGTCGTCGACAGCGAGGGCGTCCTCCTGCGGCACAACGAACTCGAATCGCGGATCTTCTTCGTCGCCTGCGTGGAAGACGAGGTCGTCGGCTGGGTCCACCTCAAACACCCGGAACTCGACAAGCTCAGCCACACCGCGGAGTTGACCCTCGGCGTCCTCGAACAGTACCGCGGCCTCGGGATCGGGAGCCATCTGCTAGAGCGCGGGCTGGAGTGGGCCGCCAAACACGGCTACGAGAAGATCTACAACTCCATCCCCTCGACGAACGAAGAGGCGATCGCGTTCCTCGACGCCCACGGCTGGGAGACCGAGGCCGTCCGAGCGGACCACTACAAGCTCGACGGCGACTACATCGACGAGGTGATGATGGCGAAGGGGCTCTATAGTAGCAATTGA
- a CDS encoding DUF456 domain-containing protein: MIDLLVLALAFVLLVVGVVGSVVPQMPGAPFSIAGVLVYWWHSGFSEPGTLLLAVLLAVGLATLAIDWLGGAVAAKVGGASTTTAVIASLVGVVLFFVSGGPLGMILGMTLTVFVVEYYRQQDARAGAKAALVTTLGILSSSVMQAVLTGAMLVTMVVVAL, translated from the coding sequence ATGATCGATCTCCTGGTCCTCGCTCTCGCCTTCGTCTTGCTCGTCGTGGGCGTCGTCGGTAGCGTCGTCCCGCAGATGCCCGGCGCGCCGTTCTCCATCGCGGGCGTCCTCGTCTACTGGTGGCACAGCGGCTTCAGCGAGCCCGGCACGCTGTTGCTCGCGGTCCTGCTCGCGGTCGGACTGGCGACGCTGGCGATCGACTGGCTGGGCGGGGCGGTCGCGGCGAAGGTCGGCGGGGCCTCGACCACGACGGCCGTGATCGCCAGTCTCGTCGGCGTCGTCCTCTTTTTCGTCTCGGGCGGCCCGCTGGGCATGATCCTCGGGATGACCCTGACGGTCTTCGTCGTCGAGTACTACCGCCAGCAGGACGCACGCGCCGGTGCGAAGGCGGCGCTCGTGACGACGCTGGGCATCCTCAGCTCGTCGGTGATGCAGGCCGTGCTGACGGGTGCGATGCTGGTGACGATGGTCGTCGTAGCGCTGTGA